accaaaattgcccccacttcttcttagaccacttcccACTGTCTCTACCAGGCTATTGCTAACCTCCACCCTGATCCGAATAGCAAAATTTCTTGCTCAGCCTTTCAATCATCTCtgcttgcttctttttttcttcctccacTTGTGGTATATACACCAccagtctagagatgtccatatccttgttaaACAAGTCATCCTTACTCTCCAAGATCAACTTATGGGACAACCCAAAGGTAAACTTCCTAATCCTattcctcatgctagacactaattcaGGAGCATAACGCGAtagctaatgaaacttcaaggcatactcattTACGGATATCCTACCTTGCTTttaattcacaaactcctcaccTTTTGCTTTCTTCAACTCgagaggaaagaagtgatcaaggaaagcactagagaaattatcctacaaAGCAGATTCAGTATCATCTCCACTGGActggtcccactcctcataccattggtatgttatatcctttaactgataagTTGTGAACTCTACACCCTCCATGTTAGTAGCACGCATCAtatgaaagatcttttctatcacatcaataaatttttaagaattttcatAAACTTTAGAGCCAGTGAAAACAGGAGgacttaacctcataaattggccaatccTAGTGGCCTCAGATAATGGAATAACAGAAGCAACACGCTCAGTCTGGGAGGCAaccaactgggtaagcaaataAATCGACAGGAGAAACTCAGTATTAGACACATTAGCTCAAGGTGTCTGAGAAGGGATAGAGAGAACCGATGAAGCTCCTTAGGGACAATCAAAAGCAGCAACCCTAGATCGAGCCTGAACTCTTAGAGTTGGACGAGCTccgtccacattgtcctcagacgGGACAAAAGAGTTTCTGCAAGCATCagatcttttgggaggcatgatctgaagaGCGAACACAgggaaattagagaagattcaagaccttagactctatagcttaaaatagaacaataagaaacaaaaatattactaaatgcctcgtagcctctcccttatgagtgcaGCGCGCTACACACTTATaaacaagaatctacttgacacgactttggtggacacccaatgacaccaaacctaggctctgatatcatcTTTGTTATGAACCAAACCAGGGCTCAGTCATAACGAGTATCTTTAGTCTTATGTGTACTGGATATCACCCCCAACACCTAACCAAAACAAATATAACACACCCAATATCAGATggattccaaacatataacaagatagcatgcaacaatcttaaGAAAGTTCAGACCAAGTCTATAACCACTGACCGACAATCAGATAAATAATCGACCGACACCGCCCAATAgccacagtagtccaaacaaagccttctaaataaagaactataattgaatatcaataaagtattaGGACGTGCCCCCGACTATAGGCAAAACAAGTTTAAACAGTCTGAGACATTAGAGACTAAAACATGACATGTTGACTTCCAAAGTGTGGAATCTCacaacttcaatatcaactcatgagCTGATCtcaaatcctaatcactgagcagaagaagtagaagtatggccaactcctgcatcacgtagggatacagctttcgaagatggttagcggggtaaacgctagcatgtaacccggggataaggataacataatgacatgatcaacagttttaaatcattcaaaaccaatgcacatgatcaaatgcatatatatatacttcatATGTCGGGATAGGAACAAGGATTAACATTCGCTTAAAACTTTAACccggattgtgtagctcaaccgtcataaaatGTACCCATAGGATATATGATCCCCAGCTCTCACCCCTGGTCGGCCCCCAGTGTATGTAGCCGCATAAATCGGagaataatctaatatatatgcacgggggactcgaacatcccaatcatatactaaggtgacttgaGCACCAGATCATGTAATAATTTATAGGAGATTTGAACCtctctaattatgaaataataataagagggactcgaacctccctggtcactttgacccctgcACCGGCAAACACGACTTTCGGTATTGGTCACTCAGACTttcactttcacgactcagctacataACACATATTATAGCCCAATTAAAAGAAGTATCACACATGCTCATTCATTGAATCATATTCCACTTTAAGGCATATATTGTTGTTATCGTCAtatcaactacacttgcaagataACAACATGCCAGAATAAATTTCTTTAACTTGGAAAAAACAACTCTATTTGTTccttaatacaaggtgggggcaCACCacctccctttgttcattaaatcaggcCATTGTGTTTAAAATaactctttatatcatgcaatagttcaagactagttcaattttacaaatttccatatttcttataattaaaaactagtttcacattatggggttggcctcataaccacttcaaaagtcacaagtttggaaaaatcataatttcctagttcattaaCTGTACCCATGCACctgcacgttcaaaactataactaaagcatgaaaatcatatatcaactatgagaaacattgttcaattcatagaTATTCAAAAACCATCAACCCTTATTTTAAAACCAACATgaacatctcatgaacaatatTTTAAGCACATGgctttaacaaattaacaatgaggaaagagtaacatgccttaataaccaagaaatttagagagaaatcgaCCCCTGAGCCCTTAGAtaaccaacttgatgaaaccctagcttaacttgcttgagggaatttagagagcctttttgagtgtttgagaagttacttgatTTATTTCTGAGtgctaatgataccctaaaggagttataagacgtgggttttaTTTTGGGTAAGAGGAAAAATGTctaaaatgcccttaacttaaaagctggcAAAGTTTCGTCATTGATTACGGTTCAAATAATAACTCATAGATACTTCTTACAAATCATTACCACGAGTTGTGACTAAGACAGTCTCTAGGACCCCTACACATTATTAACCCTACGACTCACTAGTACTACCCGTAATGGGACccaatgactcatagggtccagtcttagtcaacacagaacccaattgggtaaacactggacatcctgcgatttgcacccaatgactcgtaacaagtccttGTGGCTCATAGTgaaccactcgtactcagagcagaatttAGTCACCTAATTTCTTATTTGGTTACGATTCCATCCCAATGACTCATCATGAAATTTTACGACTCGTACCCTTAAGTCGTACCCAAGACAGAAACTCAAATACGAatcactggacaccttacaacTAAGGTCAGTTGGCCCATCAATACACCCTATGACTTGTTAGGTGAGTCGGCAGAAAGCTTAGAACTCAGAAAATTCTCAAGTACCAAAAATCCCGAGCATTATAATAGCACACTcaaatttttcatccgaggtcatttcgatcaaatatggatcccacacccatattatattttcttaacttttcaaccaataggttgaaatgagtttGGGTGCCTCGAGACTCGAACCAAAGGTCCACACTGCCTAAAATCGCTATTCCAGAGTTGTTGGTGCAGCCAAAATTTGCATACGAGatctttttattgatgtttttgcccggtgtccatttggaaccagcgaagacaTCTTGACaaagaattgactctaaaaaacaaatgaactacccaATAACTGAACTGTTAGCTTTAGCAAGTCATAATGACTTGAGGCAACTATGGAAAGGCTCTGACGgcgaaaataagcaaaaatatgaaaaataacgtgaagggtcattacaatgaAGTACTAGCAACAGCAACGCCAATAACAATAGCaaaaaaagaacaacaacaacaagaaaaggaaaaaaaaaaaacaagaagcgATGAGAACAATAATAATGGTGCAAGAGCTTGAAAGAGAGAAGTGAGGGAGAAGAGTCgcattttcaattcttttttttcctaCTTATTTAGTTACAACTTGGGTTTTATAAGATAGGtaaaagtgtaaaataaaaaactttaagGGCAACTCCTACACATGATTCAAActccttaatctttattttaatttttgccaCCCCTATAATTAAATGCATAATACATACAtataaccctaaacttgacatcaaattataacattgaccttaaactttgaNNNNNNNNNNNNNNNNNNNNNNNNNNNNNNNNNNNNNNNNNNNNNNNNNNNNNNNNNNNNNNNNNNNNNNNNNNNNNNNNNNNNNNNNNNNNNNNNNNNNNNNNNNNNNNNNNNNNNNNNNNNNNNNNNNNNNNNNNNNNNNNNNNNNNNNNNNNNNNNNNNNNNNNNNNNNNNNNNNNNNNNNNNNNNNNNNNNNNNNNNNNNNNNNNNNNNNNNNNNNNNNNNNNNNNNNNNNNNNNNNNNNNNNNNNNNNNNNNNNNNNNNNNNNNNNNNNNNNNNNNNNNNNNNNNNNNNNNNNNNNNNNNNNNNNNNNNNNNNNNNNNNNNNNNNNNNNNNNNNNNNNNNNNNNNNNNNNNNNNNNNNNNNNNNNNNNNNNNNNNNNNNNNNNNNNNNNNNNNNNNNNNNNNNNNNNNNNNNNNNNNNNNNNNNNNNNNNNNNNNNNNNNNNNNNNNNNNNNNNNNNNNNNNNNNNNNNNNNNNNNNNNNNNNNNNNNNNNNNNNNNNNNNNNNNNNNNNNNNNNNNNNNNNNNNNNNNNNNNNNNNNNNNNNNNNNNNNNNNNNNNNNNNNNNNNNNNNNNNNNNNNNNNNNNNNNNNNNNNNNNNNNNNNNNNNNNNNNNNNNNNNNNNNNNNNNNNNNNNNNNNNNNNNNNNNNNNNNNNNNNNNNNNNNNNNNNNNNNNNNNNNNNNNNNNNNNNNNNNNNNNNNNNNNNNNNNNNNNNNNNNNNNNNNNNNNNNNNNNNNNNNNNNNNNNNNNNNNNNNNNNNNNNNNNNNNNNNNNNNNNNNNNNNNNNNNNNNNNNNNNNNNNNNNNNNNNNNNNNNNNNNNNNNNNNNNNNNNNNNNNNNNNNNNNNNNNNNNNNNNNNNNNNNNNNNNNNNNNNNNNNNNNNNNNNNNNNNNNNNNNNNNNNNNNNNNNNNNNNNNNNNNNNNNNNNNNNNNNNNNNNNNNNNNNNNNNNNNNNNNNNNNNNNNNNNNNNNNNNNNNNNNNNNNNNNNNNNNNNNNNNNNNNNNNNNNNNNNNNNNNNNNNNNNNNNNNNNNNNNNNNNNNNNNNNNNNNNNNNNNNNNNNNNNNNNNNNNNNNNNNNNNNNNNNNNNNNNNNNNNNNNNNNNNNNNNNNNNNNNNNNNNNNNNNNNNNNNNNNNNNNNNNNNNNNNNNNNNNNNNNNNNNNNNNNNNNNNNNNNNNNNNNNNNNNNNNNNNNNNNNNNNNNNNNNNNNNNNNNNNNNNNNNNNNNNNNNNNNNNNNNNNNNNNNNNNNNNNNNNNNNNNNNNNNNNNNNNNNNNNNNNNNNNNNNNNNNNNNNNNNNNNNNNNNNNNNNNNNNNNNNNNNNNNNNNNNNNNNNNNNNNNNNNNNNNNNNNNNNNNNNNNNNNNNNNNNNNNNNNNNNNNNNNNNNNNNNNNNNNNNNNNNNNNNNNNNNNNNNNNNNNNNNNNNNNNNNNNNNNNNNNNNNNNNNNNNNNNNNNNNNNNNNNNNNNNNNNNNNNNNNNNNNNNNNNNNNNNNNNNNNNNNNNNNNNNNNNNNNNNNNNNNNNNNNNNNNNNNNNNNNNNNNNNNNNNNNNNNNNNNNNNNNNNNNNNNNNNNNNNNNNNNNNNNNNNNNNNNNNNNNNNNNNNNNNNNNNNNNNNNNNNNNNNNNNNNNNNNNNNNNNNNNNNNNNNNNNNNNNNNNNNNNNNNNNNNNNNNNNNNNNNNNNNNNNNNNNNNNNNNNNNNNNNNNNNNNNNNNNNNNNNNNNNNNNNNNNNNNNNNNNNNNNNNNNNNNNNNNNNNNNNNNNNNNNNNNNNNNNNNNNNNNNNNNNNNNNNNNNNNNNNNNNNNNNNNNNNNNNNNNNNNNNNNNNNNNNNNNNNNNNNNNNNNNNNNNNNNNNNNNNNNNNNNNNNNNNNNNNNNNNNNNNNNNNNNNNNNNNNNNNNNNNNNNNNNNNNNNNNNNNNNNNNNNNNNNNNNNNNNNNNNNNNNNNNNNNNNNNNNNNNNNNNNNNNNNNNNNNNNNNNNNNNNNNNNNNNNNNNNNNNNNNNNNNNNNNNNNNNNNNNNNNNNNNNNNNNNNNNNNNNNNNNNNNNNNNNNNNNNNNNNNNNNNNNNNNNNNNNNNNNNNNNNNNNNNNNNNNNNNNNNNNNNNNNNNNNNNNNNNNNNNNNNNNNNNNNNNNNNNNNNNNNNNNNNNNNNNNNNNNNNNNNNNNNNNNNNNNNNNNNNNNNNNNNNNNNNNNNNNNNNNNNNNNNNNNNNNNNNNNNNNNNNNNNNNNNNNNNNNNNNNNNNNNNNNNNNNNNNNNNNNNNNNNNNNNNNNNNNNNNNNNNNNNNNNNNNNNNNNNNNNNNNNNNNNNNNNNNNNNNNNNNNNNNNNNNNNNNNNNNNNNNNNNNNNNNNNNNNNNNNNNNNNNNNNNNNNNNNNNNNNNNNNNNNNNNNNNNNNNNNNNNNNNNNNNNNNNNNNNNNNNNNNNNNNNNNNNNNNNNNNNNNNNNNNNNNNNNNNNNNNNNNNNNNNNNNNNNNNNNNNNNNNNNNNNNNNNNNNNNNNNNNNNNNNNNNNNNNNNNNNNNNNNNNNNNNNNNNNNNNNNNNNNNNNNNNNNNNNNNNNNNNNNNNNNNNNNNNNNNNNNNNNNNNNNNNNNNNNNNNNNNNNNNNNNNNNNNNNNNNNNNNNNNNNNNNNNNNNNNNNNNNNNNNNNNNNNNNNNNNNNNNNNNNNNNNNNNNNNNNNNNNNNNNNNNNNNNNNNNNNNNNNNNNNNNNNNNNNNNNNNNNNNNNNNNNNNNNNNNNNNNNNNNNNNNNNNNNNNNNNNNNNNNNNNNNNNNNNNNNNNNNNNNNNNNNNNNNNNNNNNNNNNNNNNNNNNNNNNNNNNNNNNNNNNNNNNNNNNNNNNNNNNNNNNNNNNNNNNNNNNNNNNNNNNNNNNNNNNNNNNNNNNNNNNNNNNNNNNNNNNNNNNNNNNNNNNNNNNNNNNNNNNNNNNNNNNNNNNNNNNNNNNNNNNNNNNNNNNNNNNNNNNNNNNNNNNNNNNNNNNNNNNNNNNNNNNNtattattattattattattattattattattattattattattattattattattattattattattattattatacttctACATATTACGCATTACTATTGTTGCTAtcaatatactactactattacctacgactaataataataataataacaataataataataacaatattttagTAAAAATCTTAGCTTATaacgttttattaataatattttgataaCGATAATTTAATAACATTCATTAAATAGCGTATATTACTATTACTGCCCTTTATAACATTttattaataacgttttaataacttTAATCCAATCGTATACTACTACTATTGCccttaataatgttttaataacgttaatttaatatactactactactgtccttaataacgttttattaataacgttaatttaataacgttttattaaaactataattttattattagtattagtatagtttcatctttaatttaatatttaaataaattatatttagatatattatataactttaATTCGccctctactttataatatatatagatacccacgcgattttttcgtatgaggctgacccacctaattaagaAATCTTCATTAtcgctctttttccgcaatgacaaacgAAATTAGATACCATTTTCATCAatgagctgaaaataatgaaaaaataataggaaaagtcatttaaatttataaaaaggaATTGGTAAGGGCATAATAGtcatttaaacattttttttctGTTGGGGGCTCAAATTTTAAGCGTGAAGCACTCAAATTTGCATTCACACACGCATTTTGTCACATAGGATAGAAGCGtttatttgttcagattttgtaTAGTTAACGgacatatttgtgcactgtcaaagtttaaggtcaatgttataatttagtgtcaagtttaggataatatttatgtattatgccataattaaaacttgagtcactacaattttattttgaaacttttatgtcATCCTTAATTCATTGTCCCCAGTTTCCATACCTTTGTTGAATGTTGGTTCTTACGCAAAGTTATCCAGTGAGGTGGGTAGCGACGAGTTGGTCTGAATATCTTCCAGCACATAAGATACTAATAGAAAAGGGGTCAAAGTTTTAACAAATGGTGCGTGGTTAGTTTCTACGGAAGGCAAGTCAATATCTATATATGATCAAAAAGATTATTAGTCATAGAAGTGCATATGCAAACTAATACTCTGGTAAAATGATTTTTCGGTGAGCAATCTACGCAAATGCCAAGTAAGATTACTGCTTCCCAACAACAACACAACATCAGAACTACAGGCCAAGATTTTGGAAAATTCTTCTGCCCTGATAGGATGCTGGAAATAAGCCTTTTAAATAGATACTCGTATTTTGCATTTCTACACCAACCAAATCAATGGTGGTTCGTGAATGTCTGGGGTGTGGGAAAAGGAAACCGTTAAATGTGATATATTATCAATAACTTAAAACATTTCTGAGCACGAATTTAGAACTTGGCATATAGTTACAGTGACATTTGATTCAACTAGAGGAACTACAAATTTGCTAATTATGAGCTGCAGTAGTGGAGGTCTAATTTATCAATTGGCCAGTCCTTCGGATGCTAAATAGGAAAGTTGAATGCTGTATGCATCTTTGAGCTCAGTTAATACTTCTGCAATACTCGGCCTCCGCAATGCATCCCTCTCCACTGATCTTGAAGCGATTAAAGCTGCTTTTCTCATGCTTTCTGTATCAAATGTTCCTTTTATGCTCTCATCTACTATCTCAAATGCACCAGCCTGTAAGTACGGCTTTGCCTGAAATTCACAATTAGTTTACAACATACGAGTATTACTGGAAGTCAATAAAATGCTTTTCTCTAATCTTTGCAGTGTAGAACATTTTAAGAGTTTTTTACCCATAGGATTAAATTGAAGGAATCTGGAGACCCCGAGTGGCTAAGTGGTTCTCGGCCACAAATAAGTTCAAGCAAAACGACTCCGAAACTGTATATGTCACTCTTTTCTGTGAGCTGTCGAGTGGAATAATATCTGTGGGCAAGTAGTAAGAGAGGTTCAGGCTATGAAGTACCAAATATTAAACTGGACATGGATAATAAATGATTTGAACCTTACTCGGGGTCAAGATAGCCAGCAGTGCCTTTGACAACAGTGCTAACATGAGTTGCATCTGATTGAGTTACTTGCTTAGAAAGGCCAAAATCAGATACCTTAGCATTCATGTCAGCATCTNNNNNNNNNNNNNNNNNNNNNNNNNNNNNNNNNNNNNNNNNNNNNNNNNNNNNNNNNNNNNNNNNNNNNNNNNNNNNNNNNNNNNNNNNNNNNNNNNNNNNNNNNNNNNNNNNNNNNNNNNNNNNNNNNNNNNNNNNNNNNNNNNNNNNNNNNNNNNNNNNNNNNNNNNNNNNNNNNNNNNNNNNNNNNNNNNNNNNNNNNNNNNNNNNNNNNNNNNNNNNNNNNNNNNNNNNNNNNNNNNNNNNNNNNNNNNNNNNNNNNNNNNNNNNNNNNNNNNNNNNNNNNNNNNNNNNNNNNNNNNNNNNNNNNNNNNNNNNNNNNNNNNNNNNNNNNNNNNNNNNNNNNNNNNNNNNNNNNNNNNNNNNNNNNNNNNNNNNNNNNNNNNNNNNNNNNNNNNNNNNNNNNNNNNNNNNNNNNNNNNNNNNNNNNNNNNNNNNNNNNNNNNNNNNNNNNNNNNNNNNNNNNNNNNNNNNNNNNNNNNNNNNNNNNNNNNNNNNNNNNNNNNNNNNNNNNNNNNNNNNNNNNNNNNNNNNNNNNNNNNNNNNNNNNNNNNNNNNNNNNNNNNNNNNNNNNNNNNNNNNNNNNNNNNNNNNNNNNNNNNNNNNNNNNNNNNNNNNNNNNNNNNNNNNNNNNNNNNNNNNNNNNNNNNNNNNNNNNNNNNNNNNNNNNNNNNNNNNNNNNNNNNNNNNNNNNNNNNNNNNNNNNNNNNNNNNNNNNNNNNNNNNNNNNNNNNNNNNNNNNNNNNNNNNNNNNNNNNNNNNNNNNNNNNNNNNNNNNNNNNNNNNNNNNNNNNNNNNNNNNNNNNNNNNNNNNNNNNNNNNNNNNNNNNNNNNNNNNNNNNNNNNNNNNNNNNNNNNNNNNNNNNNNNNNNNNNNNNNNNNNNNNNNNNNNNNNNNNNNNNNNNNNNNNNNNNNNNNNNNNNNNNNNNNNNNNNNNNNNNNNNNNNNNNNNNNNNNNNNNNNNNNNNNNNNNNNNNNNNNNNNNNNNNNNNNNNNNNNNNNNNNNNNNNNNNNNNNNNNNNNNNNNNNNNNNNNNNNNNNNNNNNNNNNNNNNNNNNNNNNNNNNNNNNNNNNNNNNNNNNNNNNNNNNNNNNNNNNNNNNNNNNNNNNNNNNNNNNNNNNNNNNNNNNNNNNNNNNNNNNNNNNNNNNNNNNNNNNNNNNNNNNNNNNNNNNNNNNNNNNNNNNNNNNNNNNNNNNNNNNNNNNNNNNNNNNNNNNNNNNNNNNNNNNNNNNNNNNNNNNNNNNNNNNNNNNNNNNNNNNNNNNNNNNNNNNNNNNNNNNNNNNNNNNNNNNNN
The DNA window shown above is from Capsicum annuum cultivar UCD-10X-F1 unplaced genomic scaffold, UCD10Xv1.1 ctg2101, whole genome shotgun sequence and carries:
- the LOC124890622 gene encoding probable LRR receptor-like serine/threonine-protein kinase At5g48740 — encoded protein: MNAKVSDFGLSKQVTQSDATHVSTVVKGTAGYLDPEYYSTRQLTEKSDIYSFGVVLLELICGREPLSHSGSPDSFNLILWAKPYLQAGAFEIVDESIKGTFDTESMRKAALIASRSVERDALRRPSIAEVLTELKDAYSIQLSYLASEGLAN